A DNA window from Pseudomonas resinovorans NBRC 106553 contains the following coding sequences:
- the coaE gene encoding dephospho-CoA kinase (Dephospho-CoA kinase (CoaE) performs the final step in coenzyme A biosynthesis.) translates to MNTPWILGLTGGIGSGKSAVAAHFSELGVHLVDADHAARWVVEPGRPALAKIAEHFGSGVLQADGQLDRAALRQRIFADAEERRWLESLLHPLIGQEISQYLARAESPYAILVSPLLIESGQYRMTQRVLLVDAPEAAQLQRTMQRDNVPEAQVQAILKVQASREERLKHADDVLLNDRDLHWLQSEVERLHNFYLTLRGGQP, encoded by the coding sequence ATGAACACACCCTGGATTCTTGGCCTCACAGGCGGCATCGGTAGCGGCAAGAGTGCCGTCGCCGCCCATTTCAGCGAGCTTGGCGTACATCTGGTGGATGCCGACCACGCCGCGCGCTGGGTGGTGGAACCCGGCCGCCCGGCCCTGGCGAAGATCGCCGAGCATTTCGGCAGCGGGGTACTGCAGGCCGACGGCCAGCTGGACCGCGCAGCCCTGCGCCAGCGCATTTTCGCCGACGCCGAAGAGCGTCGCTGGCTGGAAAGCCTGCTGCACCCGCTTATCGGCCAGGAAATCAGCCAGTACCTGGCCCGCGCCGAATCCCCCTATGCCATCCTGGTGTCGCCGCTGCTGATCGAATCCGGCCAGTACCGCATGACCCAGCGCGTGCTGCTGGTGGATGCCCCCGAAGCCGCGCAGCTCCAGCGCACCATGCAGCGGGACAATGTGCCCGAAGCGCAGGTCCAAGCCATATTGAAGGTGCAGGCCAGCCGCGAGGAGCGCCTCAAGCATGCCGATGATGTGCTGCTCAATGACCGCGACCTCCACTGGCTGCAAAGCGAAGTGGAGCGGCTGCACAATTTCTACCTGACCCTGCGAGGAGGCCAGCCATGA
- a CDS encoding A24 family peptidase yields MQLIDFLASHALAFVFCTLALGLLVGSFLNVVIHRLPQMMLRDWQEQAREVLSLPAEPKGPVFNLVLPNSRCPHCNHEIRAWENIPVVSYLALRGKCSSCKAAISTRYPLVELVCGLLSAYVAWHFGFSWQAGAFLVLTWGLLAMSMIDVDHQLLPDALVLPLLWLGLILNSQGLFASLEDALWGAVAGYMSLWSVYWLFKLVTGKEGMGHGDFKLLAMLGAWGGWQVLPLTILLSSLVGAVLGVIMLRLRNQDSTTPIPFGPYLAIAGWIALLWGDQITATYLQFAGFK; encoded by the coding sequence ATGCAGTTGATCGACTTCCTGGCCAGCCATGCGCTGGCCTTTGTTTTCTGCACCCTCGCCCTTGGTTTGTTGGTGGGCAGTTTCCTCAATGTGGTGATCCATCGCCTGCCGCAGATGATGCTGCGCGATTGGCAGGAGCAGGCCCGCGAGGTGCTGAGCCTGCCGGCCGAGCCCAAGGGCCCGGTGTTCAACCTGGTACTGCCGAATTCGCGCTGCCCCCACTGCAACCATGAGATCCGCGCCTGGGAGAACATTCCCGTGGTCAGTTACCTGGCCCTGCGTGGCAAGTGCTCGTCGTGCAAGGCCGCCATCAGCACGCGCTATCCCTTGGTGGAGCTAGTCTGCGGCCTGCTGTCGGCCTACGTCGCCTGGCATTTCGGCTTCAGTTGGCAGGCCGGAGCCTTCCTGGTGCTGACCTGGGGCCTGCTGGCGATGAGCATGATCGACGTCGATCACCAGCTGCTGCCGGATGCACTGGTCCTACCGCTGCTCTGGCTCGGGCTCATCCTCAACAGCCAGGGCCTGTTCGCCAGCCTGGAGGATGCGCTCTGGGGCGCGGTGGCCGGCTACATGAGCCTGTGGTCGGTGTACTGGCTGTTCAAGCTGGTGACCGGCAAGGAAGGCATGGGCCACGGCGACTTCAAGCTGCTGGCAATGCTCGGCGCCTGGGGCGGCTGGCAGGTACTGCCGCTGACCATCCTGCTCTCGTCCCTGGTGGGCGCGGTGCTGGGGGTGATCATGCTGCGCCTGCGCAACCAGGACAGCACCACGCCCATCCCCTTCGGCCCCTACCTGGCCATTGCCGGCTGGATTGCATTGCTCTGGGGTGATCAAATAACGGCGACCTATCTGCAGTTCGCCGGTTTCAAATGA
- a CDS encoding type II secretion system F family protein, producing the protein MADKALKLSTFAWEGTDKKGSKVKGEISGQNPALVKAQLRKQGINPTRVRKKATSLLGGRKKIKPLDIALFTRQMATMMKAGVPLMQSFDIIGEGFEKPAMRTLVNEVKQEVAAGNSLANSLRKKPEYFDELYCNLVDSGEQAGALETLLDRIATYKEKTEALKAKIKKAMNYPIAVIVVAIIVSAILLIKVVPQFQSVFANFGAELPAFTQMVIGLSELLQEWWFIVLAVFFLIGFGLQQAHKKSQKFRDWVDHTVLKLPIVGDILYKSAVARFARTLATTFAAGVPLVDALDSVAGASGNVVFKNAVLKVKQDVSTGMQLNFSMRTTGVFPAMAVQMTAIGEESGALDEMLDKVASFYEAEVDNAVDGLTALMEPMIMAVLGVLVGGLIIAMYLPIFQLGNVV; encoded by the coding sequence ATGGCGGACAAAGCGCTGAAACTGAGTACCTTCGCCTGGGAAGGTACCGACAAGAAAGGCTCCAAGGTCAAAGGCGAGATATCAGGACAGAACCCCGCCTTGGTGAAGGCGCAGCTTCGCAAGCAAGGTATCAATCCCACCAGAGTGCGAAAGAAAGCCACCTCATTGCTCGGCGGAAGGAAGAAGATAAAACCCCTGGACATCGCCCTCTTCACCCGGCAGATGGCGACCATGATGAAAGCTGGCGTGCCACTGATGCAGTCCTTCGACATCATTGGCGAGGGCTTCGAGAAGCCTGCCATGCGCACGCTGGTGAACGAGGTCAAGCAGGAAGTGGCCGCCGGTAACAGCCTGGCAAACTCCCTGCGCAAGAAGCCGGAATACTTCGACGAACTGTACTGCAACCTGGTCGACTCCGGCGAACAGGCCGGTGCTCTGGAAACCCTGCTGGACCGGATCGCCACCTACAAGGAAAAGACCGAGGCGCTGAAGGCCAAGATCAAAAAAGCGATGAACTATCCGATTGCGGTCATCGTGGTCGCGATTATCGTTTCGGCGATCCTGCTGATCAAAGTGGTCCCTCAGTTCCAATCTGTTTTTGCCAACTTCGGCGCAGAACTACCAGCATTCACGCAGATGGTTATCGGACTGTCCGAGCTTCTCCAAGAGTGGTGGTTTATTGTACTAGCCGTATTCTTCCTTATTGGTTTCGGACTTCAGCAAGCACATAAGAAATCCCAGAAGTTCCGCGACTGGGTCGACCATACCGTCCTGAAACTCCCCATCGTCGGCGACATCCTCTACAAGTCCGCCGTAGCCCGCTTCGCCCGAACCCTGGCAACCACTTTCGCTGCCGGCGTGCCCCTGGTGGACGCCCTGGACTCCGTGGCAGGCGCCAGCGGCAACGTGGTGTTCAAGAATGCGGTGCTCAAGGTCAAGCAGGATGTGTCCACCGGCATGCAGCTGAACTTCTCCATGCGCACCACCGGCGTCTTCCCCGCCATGGCCGTGCAGATGACCGCCATCGGCGAAGAATCCGGCGCCCTGGACGAGATGCTCGACAAGGTCGCCAGCTTCTACGAAGCCGAAGTGGACAACGCCGTCGACGGCCTGACCGCCCTGATGGAGCCCATGATCATGGCCGTACTCGGCGTCCTGGTCGGCGGCCTGATCATCGCCATGTACCTGCCCATCTTCCAACTCGGCAACGTCGTCTAA
- the pilB gene encoding type IV-A pilus assembly ATPase PilB, producing the protein MNETAPTLSGLAKQLVLTNLLDERSALQAHTQAQRNKIPLITYLVQNKLLKSRDLAEMAAEQFGVAFLDLGSVDKESQPRDLVSEKLIRQHRALPLWRRGNKLFVAISDPTNHQAVTDIQFSTGLNTEAILVEDDKLGDAIEKFFDSATSGMEELGDVDLDGVDVEAVDDDKKDTPGGVDADDAPVVRFVNKMLLDAIRGGSSDLHFEPYERSYRVRFRTDGMLHEVAKPPIQLASRISARLKVMAALDISERRKPQDGRIKMKISKTKSIDFRVNTLPTLWGEKIVMRILDPTSAQMGIDALGYEEEQKELYLAALKQPQGMILVTGPTGSGKTVSLYTGINILNTVDINISTAEDPVEINLEGINQVNVNPKQGMDFAQALRAFLRQDPDVIMVGEIRDLETAEIAIKAAQTGHMVLSTLHTNSAAETLTRLRNMGVPAFNIATSVNLIIAQRLARKLCSHCKKEHEVPRETLLKEGFPEEKIGSFKLYSPVGCDNCNQGYKGRVGIYEVVKITPALQQLIMEEGNSIQIAQQARRDGFNDLRTSGLVKAMNGITSLEEVNRVTKD; encoded by the coding sequence ATGAACGAGACCGCTCCTACGCTATCCGGCCTGGCCAAACAACTGGTGCTGACCAACCTCCTCGATGAGCGAAGCGCCCTCCAGGCCCATACCCAGGCACAGCGCAACAAGATCCCGCTGATCACCTACCTGGTACAGAACAAGCTGCTCAAGAGCCGTGATCTGGCGGAGATGGCGGCGGAACAGTTCGGCGTGGCCTTTCTCGATCTCGGCAGTGTCGACAAAGAGAGCCAGCCACGTGATCTGGTCAGCGAAAAGCTGATCCGCCAGCACCGCGCCCTTCCCCTCTGGCGTCGTGGCAACAAGCTCTTCGTTGCCATCTCCGACCCCACCAACCATCAGGCCGTGACCGATATCCAGTTCAGCACCGGGCTGAATACCGAAGCCATCCTTGTAGAGGACGACAAGCTCGGCGATGCCATCGAGAAGTTCTTCGACTCCGCCACTAGCGGAATGGAAGAACTGGGCGATGTCGACCTGGATGGCGTGGACGTCGAAGCAGTCGATGATGACAAAAAGGATACTCCTGGCGGCGTTGATGCCGACGACGCCCCCGTGGTGCGCTTCGTCAACAAGATGCTGCTGGATGCCATTCGCGGCGGCTCCTCTGACCTGCACTTCGAGCCCTACGAGCGCTCCTACCGCGTACGCTTCCGTACCGACGGCATGCTCCACGAAGTGGCCAAGCCGCCGATCCAGTTGGCCAGTCGCATCTCCGCACGCCTGAAGGTGATGGCCGCACTGGATATTTCCGAGCGCCGCAAGCCCCAGGACGGCCGGATCAAGATGAAGATTTCCAAGACGAAATCCATCGACTTCCGGGTCAACACCCTGCCGACCCTCTGGGGCGAGAAGATCGTGATGCGGATCCTCGACCCTACCAGCGCGCAGATGGGTATCGATGCACTGGGCTATGAGGAAGAGCAGAAAGAACTCTACCTGGCGGCGCTGAAGCAGCCCCAGGGCATGATCCTCGTAACCGGCCCTACAGGTTCCGGCAAGACGGTATCCCTCTACACCGGGATCAATATCCTCAATACGGTGGATATCAATATCTCCACCGCCGAAGACCCGGTGGAGATCAACCTCGAGGGCATCAACCAGGTCAACGTCAATCCCAAGCAGGGCATGGACTTCGCCCAGGCCCTGCGGGCCTTCCTGCGCCAGGACCCGGATGTGATCATGGTCGGCGAGATCCGCGACCTGGAAACCGCCGAGATCGCCATCAAGGCCGCCCAGACCGGCCATATGGTGCTATCCACCTTGCACACCAACAGCGCCGCGGAAACCCTGACGCGCCTGCGCAATATGGGTGTGCCAGCCTTCAACATCGCCACGTCGGTCAACCTGATCATCGCCCAGCGCCTGGCACGCAAATTGTGTAGTCATTGCAAGAAGGAACACGAGGTCCCTAGGGAAACCCTGCTCAAGGAAGGCTTCCCTGAAGAGAAGATCGGCAGCTTCAAACTCTACTCCCCGGTGGGCTGCGACAATTGCAACCAGGGTTACAAGGGCCGAGTCGGTATTTATGAAGTGGTTAAAATCACGCCGGCCTTGCAGCAGCTTATTATGGAAGAAGGCAACTCCATCCAGATCGCCCAGCAGGCGCGCCGTGATGGCTTCAATGACCTGCGAACCTCGGGCCTGGTAAAAGCCATGAATGGCATTACCAGCCTGGAGGAAGTCAACCGCGTGACCAAGGATTAA
- a CDS encoding pilin, which produces MKAQKGFTLIELMIVVAIIGILAAIAIPAYQDYTVRARVTEGLNLAASAKTTVAENAMSATSPLDAGWSQPAPTTNVDSVAVNPANGEITITYTDAAGGTNGTLNTIIMVPRSSSVALQGGVAPGGAVTWTCNTGSLPARFRPANCRQ; this is translated from the coding sequence ATGAAAGCACAAAAGGGTTTTACTCTGATTGAGCTGATGATCGTTGTAGCGATCATCGGCATTCTGGCTGCAATCGCCATCCCGGCCTACCAGGACTACACCGTTCGCGCGCGCGTTACCGAAGGTCTGAACCTGGCCGCTTCCGCCAAGACCACCGTGGCGGAGAACGCCATGTCCGCTACCAGCCCGCTGGATGCCGGTTGGTCGCAGCCGGCTCCGACCACCAACGTTGATTCCGTTGCCGTGAACCCTGCGAACGGTGAAATCACCATCACCTACACCGATGCTGCTGGCGGCACTAACGGCACCCTCAACACCATTATCATGGTTCCTCGGAGCAGTAGCGTTGCCCTGCAAGGTGGCGTTGCTCCGGGCGGGGCTGTTACCTGGACTTGCAATACTGGCTCGCTTCCGGCTCGCTTCCGTCCCGCCAACTGCCGTCAATAA
- a CDS encoding PglL family O-oligosaccharyltransferase, translated as MQSFFLFCLGFVPFVLSFRAYPAPIIVSTQSALFLLSLLLIATSFRSQGFRFGRLALMLLVAGALLAVQGVFVDSINPVMAASPGISVILAALVVAMFSGAGAAKKIDLTMAFALGLILGGVFNVVAGWGQWLELDLGPLFIGKGELSAGGVYGNIAQRNIFVSYLFITYFAFVYYFSGRSYALRVAPIYGVLVGATVALTGSRAAVVYVLVAVFLPVFLTGKSRRLWLWSGALLLLSNVVTQAYLYYQGGPLTGVERFVYGESFRLDEYRKAFSIFLANLPMGVGMQNYALSSFELGVLDQLPSATGDAWSHPHNLFLMLLAGCGLLGVALSVLIVWLMAYVLRRGGKDDSWAFGAGALACVFIHSQLEYPLWLFGYFVVFCVLLGIVVDEGGYVLTRWGSKVVTVLMSGVALLSVHAVYGYFVFVQNYASVDGAERNRERLHSVYTVSVNPLISQTADLVVLNYLVPSRENWKGGFCLFEGLARSVPSYTLLDQMGFYAWYAGDFGLASSVWRAREIYFPNRDWETVRGLFERYYPGQSDSWSDFLRLEKDGFNHVEPYFLSKSDVCRR; from the coding sequence ATGCAAAGTTTTTTTTTGTTCTGTCTTGGGTTTGTTCCTTTTGTCTTGTCATTTAGAGCTTATCCGGCACCCATAATCGTCTCGACACAATCTGCTCTCTTCTTATTGTCCTTGCTTCTGATTGCTACATCTTTTCGCTCGCAAGGCTTTCGCTTCGGGCGGTTGGCTTTGATGCTGCTCGTGGCGGGTGCTCTGCTGGCGGTGCAGGGCGTCTTTGTTGATTCAATAAACCCTGTTATGGCAGCCTCGCCAGGGATCTCGGTCATTCTCGCGGCGCTGGTTGTCGCAATGTTCAGTGGAGCTGGGGCGGCGAAGAAGATCGATCTAACCATGGCTTTTGCCCTTGGTTTGATTCTGGGTGGGGTTTTCAACGTCGTAGCCGGGTGGGGGCAGTGGTTAGAACTAGATCTTGGGCCTTTGTTCATTGGTAAGGGTGAACTTTCGGCTGGGGGGGTGTACGGAAACATAGCTCAGAGGAATATTTTTGTTTCCTACCTGTTTATTACCTATTTTGCGTTTGTCTATTATTTTTCTGGGCGCTCGTATGCGTTGAGAGTTGCGCCAATATATGGGGTTCTGGTGGGGGCTACCGTTGCGCTGACGGGGTCGCGTGCGGCTGTTGTTTATGTTCTGGTAGCAGTTTTTCTACCTGTATTTTTGACAGGGAAATCGCGGCGGTTGTGGTTATGGTCTGGTGCCTTGTTGCTGCTTTCCAATGTCGTGACTCAGGCTTATCTGTATTATCAGGGTGGCCCCCTTACGGGGGTGGAGCGATTCGTCTATGGAGAGAGCTTCCGTTTAGATGAATACAGGAAGGCCTTTTCGATCTTCCTGGCGAACCTTCCTATGGGCGTGGGTATGCAGAACTACGCGCTCAGCAGCTTCGAGTTGGGCGTCCTTGACCAACTGCCTAGTGCAACCGGCGATGCATGGAGTCATCCGCATAATCTATTTCTGATGCTTCTGGCTGGGTGTGGATTATTAGGTGTCGCGCTAAGTGTATTGATTGTGTGGCTAATGGCTTATGTGCTGAGGCGTGGAGGCAAGGACGACTCGTGGGCCTTCGGCGCGGGTGCATTGGCTTGTGTGTTTATTCATAGCCAATTGGAGTACCCACTCTGGCTGTTTGGCTACTTCGTGGTTTTCTGTGTTTTGCTCGGAATCGTGGTAGATGAGGGGGGCTACGTTCTGACGCGTTGGGGGAGCAAGGTCGTAACGGTGCTCATGAGTGGGGTTGCACTCTTGTCTGTGCATGCTGTCTATGGGTATTTCGTGTTTGTCCAGAACTACGCATCTGTAGATGGGGCGGAGCGAAATAGAGAGCGGCTTCATTCGGTTTATACGGTTTCGGTCAATCCACTGATTTCTCAAACGGCTGATCTTGTGGTTCTTAACTACCTGGTGCCAAGCCGTGAGAATTGGAAGGGTGGATTCTGCTTGTTTGAAGGGCTGGCGCGTTCAGTGCCATCCTATACGTTGCTGGATCAAATGGGATTTTACGCGTGGTACGCAGGAGATTTCGGGCTTGCATCGAGTGTTTGGCGTGCACGGGAGATCTACTTTCCAAATCGGGATTGGGAAACTGTGCGCGGCCTGTTCGAGCGATATTATCCCGGCCAAAGCGATTCCTGGTCTGATTTCCTGAGACTTGAAAAGGACGGTTTCAATCATGTTGAGCCATATTTTCTCAGTAAGTCGGATGTTTGCAGGAGATGA
- the nadC gene encoding carboxylating nicotinate-nucleotide diphosphorylase: protein MPNLLLADLTTEIEANVRTALKEDIGSGDITAQLIPETRQARASVITREAAIISGCAWVNEVFRQLDPRVQVQWQVQDGQRAEANQVLFHLEGPARALLSGERSALNFLQCLSGVATRVGHYVDLVKDTQVKLLDTRKTLPGLRLAQKYAVTCGGGHNHRIGLYDAFLIKENHIAASGGIAQAIEAAHRIAPGKPVEVEVESLDELQQALDAGADIIMLDELSLDDMRTAVRLTNGRAKLEASGGVNETTLRTIADTGVDYISIGTLTKDVKAIDLSMRLSL, encoded by the coding sequence ATGCCCAACCTCCTCCTCGCTGACCTCACCACCGAAATCGAGGCCAACGTCCGTACCGCCCTCAAGGAAGACATCGGCAGCGGCGACATCACCGCCCAGCTCATCCCTGAAACACGCCAGGCCCGCGCCAGCGTGATCACCCGCGAAGCGGCGATCATCAGCGGCTGCGCCTGGGTCAACGAAGTGTTCCGCCAGCTCGACCCGCGCGTGCAGGTCCAGTGGCAGGTCCAGGACGGCCAGCGCGCCGAGGCCAACCAGGTCCTCTTCCACCTTGAAGGCCCGGCCCGCGCCCTGCTCAGCGGCGAGCGCAGCGCCCTGAACTTCCTCCAGTGCCTGTCGGGCGTCGCCACCCGCGTCGGCCACTACGTGGATCTGGTGAAAGACACCCAGGTGAAGCTCCTCGACACCCGCAAGACCCTGCCCGGCCTGCGCCTGGCGCAGAAATACGCGGTGACCTGCGGCGGCGGCCACAACCACCGGATCGGCCTGTACGACGCCTTCCTCATCAAGGAAAACCACATCGCGGCCTCCGGCGGCATCGCCCAGGCCATCGAAGCCGCCCACCGCATCGCCCCGGGCAAGCCGGTGGAAGTGGAAGTGGAAAGCCTCGACGAACTCCAGCAGGCCCTCGACGCCGGCGCCGACATCATCATGCTCGACGAACTCAGCCTCGACGACATGCGCACCGCCGTCCGCCTCACCAACGGCCGCGCCAAACTCGAAGCCTCCGGCGGCGTGAACGAAACTACCCTGCGCACCATCGCCGACACCGGCGTGGACTACATCTCCATCGGCACGCTGACCAAGGACGTCAAGGCCATCGACCTGTCCATGCGCCTCAGCCTGTAA
- a CDS encoding DUF1631 domain-containing protein, whose amino-acid sequence MQTDAKVVPLNTGATQQSPTSSVGRLPVALIQVRDKTAVQLKQSLQVLFDNADDTLFEMADRASSNAEQNAFFEAMRDLRLKRKSIERAFLQKVFESFSTLNQYEIGKAPQLDAVSFDSLSLVQNDELEETVALDAMVAKVMNRDGIALGHLTTRLNTLVSKKVDDKANPLGPRLLCEGFLDACRSLGVEIKVKLIILKLFEKYVLTELDRFYAEANQLLVAAGVLPDLRSAPARRQSDRPGNAARPAQSGQAAGASEGPAAEEGVQEVFGVLQELLSQVRGSAMPRREQPADAVPVSSIDLLRLLSHLQQHLPQQSSADYDMRFSLDQLLSRASARSGRTRVVGQVDDDVINLVSMLFEFILDDRTLPDSLKALIGRMQIPMLKVALLDKTFFSRGSHPARRLLNEIASAALGWVEQDDAQRDSLYHRIEQVVQRLLNDFVDDPAIFSELLADFLSYTGDERRRSELLEQRTRDAEEGRAKAELARRQVEDALNQRLLGRTLPEVVVRLLQEAWSKVLLLTCLKHGVSSDEWTATLQTMDDLIWSVESHEGPEARARLLELVPGLLKSLRDGLASAAFDPFATSEFFSQLEALHVQAFQRLRKPEPVEVLADDGLESPPLLLELPSESEAQDESEPAMVAVIEEIVLAAPGESPTQEPEVSLADDDEALGFVDNLRVGSWVEFQEDEEHKLRCKLAALIKPTGKYIFVNRTGMKVLEKTRMGLAVEFRRSAIRLLDDALLFDRALESVIGNLRRLKGA is encoded by the coding sequence ATGCAGACCGACGCCAAGGTGGTGCCGTTGAACACGGGCGCCACCCAGCAATCGCCAACCTCTTCGGTAGGAAGGCTGCCCGTGGCCTTGATCCAGGTGCGCGACAAAACCGCAGTGCAGCTGAAGCAGTCGCTTCAGGTGCTGTTCGACAATGCGGACGACACCTTGTTCGAGATGGCCGATCGCGCCTCCAGCAACGCCGAGCAGAACGCCTTCTTCGAGGCGATGCGCGACCTGCGTCTCAAGCGCAAGAGCATCGAGCGCGCCTTCCTGCAGAAGGTGTTCGAGTCATTCTCCACACTCAATCAATACGAGATCGGTAAAGCGCCCCAGCTGGACGCGGTGTCCTTCGACAGCCTGTCCCTGGTGCAGAACGACGAACTCGAGGAAACCGTGGCCCTGGACGCCATGGTCGCCAAGGTGATGAACCGCGACGGCATCGCCCTGGGCCATCTCACCACCCGCCTCAACACCCTGGTCAGCAAGAAGGTCGACGACAAGGCCAACCCCCTTGGCCCGCGACTGCTGTGCGAAGGTTTCCTCGATGCCTGCCGCAGCCTGGGCGTAGAGATCAAGGTCAAGCTGATCATCCTCAAGCTGTTCGAGAAGTACGTCCTCACCGAACTGGATCGTTTCTACGCCGAAGCCAACCAACTGCTGGTGGCCGCCGGTGTGCTCCCGGACCTGCGCTCGGCACCGGCGCGGCGCCAGTCCGATCGCCCCGGCAACGCCGCGCGCCCGGCCCAGTCGGGCCAGGCGGCGGGGGCCAGCGAGGGCCCGGCTGCCGAAGAGGGCGTGCAGGAAGTCTTCGGTGTGCTTCAGGAGCTGCTGTCCCAGGTACGCGGCAGCGCCATGCCGCGCCGGGAGCAGCCCGCCGATGCGGTGCCGGTCAGCAGCATCGACCTGCTGCGGCTCCTGTCCCACCTGCAACAGCACCTGCCGCAGCAGTCCAGCGCCGACTATGACATGCGCTTCAGCCTCGACCAGTTGCTCAGCCGCGCCAGCGCCCGCAGTGGTCGGACCCGTGTGGTCGGCCAGGTGGACGACGACGTCATCAACCTGGTGTCCATGCTGTTCGAGTTCATCCTCGACGACCGCACTCTGCCGGATTCGCTCAAGGCCCTGATCGGCCGCATGCAGATCCCGATGCTCAAGGTCGCCCTGCTGGACAAGACCTTCTTCAGCCGCGGCAGCCATCCGGCCCGCCGCCTGCTCAACGAAATCGCCAGCGCGGCCCTGGGTTGGGTGGAGCAGGATGACGCCCAGCGCGACAGCCTCTACCACCGCATCGAGCAAGTGGTGCAGCGCCTGCTGAACGACTTCGTCGACGACCCGGCGATTTTCTCCGAGTTGCTGGCTGACTTCCTTTCCTATACCGGTGACGAACGCCGCCGCAGCGAGCTGCTGGAGCAGCGCACCCGCGATGCCGAAGAGGGCCGCGCCAAGGCGGAGCTGGCTCGCCGCCAGGTGGAAGACGCACTCAACCAGCGCCTGCTGGGCCGCACCCTGCCGGAAGTGGTGGTGCGTCTGCTGCAGGAAGCCTGGAGCAAGGTACTGCTGCTGACCTGCCTCAAGCATGGCGTGTCCTCGGATGAATGGACCGCCACCCTGCAGACCATGGATGACCTGATCTGGAGCGTGGAGTCCCACGAAGGGCCGGAAGCCCGCGCACGCTTGCTGGAGCTGGTTCCGGGGCTGCTCAAGTCCCTGCGTGACGGGCTGGCCAGTGCCGCCTTCGATCCCTTCGCCACCAGCGAGTTCTTCAGTCAGCTGGAGGCGCTGCACGTGCAGGCCTTCCAGCGCCTGCGCAAGCCGGAGCCGGTGGAAGTGCTCGCCGACGACGGTCTGGAGTCGCCGCCTCTGCTGCTCGAACTGCCGTCGGAAAGCGAGGCGCAAGACGAGTCCGAGCCGGCCATGGTGGCGGTGATCGAGGAGATAGTCCTCGCCGCGCCTGGCGAGAGCCCGACGCAGGAGCCCGAGGTCAGCCTGGCCGATGATGACGAGGCCCTGGGCTTCGTCGACAACCTGCGCGTCGGCAGCTGGGTCGAGTTCCAGGAGGACGAAGAGCACAAGCTGCGTTGCAAGCTGGCGGCGCTGATCAAGCCCACCGGCAAGTACATCTTCGTCAACCGCACCGGCATGAAGGTGCTGGAAAAGACCCGCATGGGCTTGGCGGTGGAGTTCCGCCGCAGCGCCATCCGCCTGCTGGACGACGCCCTGCTGTTCGACCGTGCCCTGGAGTCGGTGATTGGCAACCTGCGGCGCCTGAAAGGGGCCTGA
- the ampD gene encoding 1,6-anhydro-N-acetylmuramyl-L-alanine amidase AmpD, translating into MQLDPESGWCQGISHCPSPNFNCRPQDEVSLLVIHNISLPPAEFGTGKVQEFFQNRLDPAEHPYFEGIRDLRVSAHFLIERDGAVTQFVSCNERAWHAGLSLFEGRENCNDFSLGIELEGTDDQAFTEPQYAALIALVEQLRRAYPAITPQRICGHSDIAPGRKTDPGPAFDWTRLRAALRP; encoded by the coding sequence ATGCAACTGGACCCCGAATCCGGTTGGTGCCAGGGCATCAGCCACTGCCCATCGCCCAACTTCAATTGTCGCCCGCAGGACGAAGTCTCCCTGCTGGTGATCCACAACATCAGCTTGCCGCCCGCCGAGTTCGGCACGGGCAAGGTGCAGGAGTTCTTCCAGAACCGCCTGGACCCGGCCGAGCATCCCTACTTCGAGGGCATCCGCGACTTGCGGGTGTCCGCGCATTTCCTGATCGAGCGCGATGGCGCCGTCACCCAGTTCGTCTCCTGCAACGAGCGCGCGTGGCACGCTGGTCTCTCGCTGTTCGAGGGGCGGGAAAATTGCAACGATTTTTCCCTGGGTATCGAGCTGGAAGGCACCGATGATCAGGCGTTCACGGAACCTCAGTACGCTGCGCTGATCGCATTGGTGGAGCAGTTGCGCCGCGCCTACCCGGCGATCACGCCGCAGCGCATCTGTGGCCACAGCGACATAGCCCCGGGCCGCAAGACCGATCCGGGGCCGGCATTCGATTGGACGCGCCTGCGGGCTGCGCTCAGACCTTAG